Part of the Geitlerinema sp. PCC 9228 genome is shown below.
ACTGGATGGAAACCAACGGTCGATGTAGGCAACGACTTTTCCTTTCTTTTGAGCGACCCATTCCAAGATTTGCAGGAACGACCGAAATCCTAAGTCAGAGGCTTTGCGTCCCCAGAGTCGCTGCATGGCTTTTAGGTTCAACGTCTCGAAATAGAGAACGTCAAACCGATCGGTCAGCCAGTGAGCCAGTTTCCAAAACCAGTCTTCTCGCCGATGAAC
Proteins encoded:
- a CDS encoding RNA-guided endonuclease TnpB family protein, producing the protein VHRREDWFWKLAHWLTDRFDVLYFETLNLKAMQRLWGRKASDLGFRSFLQILEWVAQKKGKVVAYIDRWFPSSKTCSGCGYVLDELDLSVRRWRCPSCGSENDRDENAAINIKQVGASTCGRGKVSQAQPAFTV